A single window of Syntrophus aciditrophicus SB DNA harbors:
- a CDS encoding helix-turn-helix transcriptional regulator, with product MKKSHRLIRLISNIKSEPYLTVEQLVKIHRISRAQFYKDKAALAELGFEFSWDRRRRRFVISRVAYCPVENLTLSERWALLMAARQLSASGDYSLSFEVLNAARKLAAGLSDPIRETAVSLFNDLVLREGYGCRKEVMNKISMAIFEKRRIILTYKKPLDSQPEREELDPYHLFFQDRSLYVEGYACLRRDVRMFRLNRIRDIAFTPIRFSIPDDYDFGKRYRNAFSVFGGTTTQRVVVRFTAHIRPYIEETLWHHSQVVTIENGGFIRFEVQVAEPREVLWWAFRWGAGAEILEPAWLREKAKCEVEKMAGMYGRGSGSG from the coding sequence TTGAAAAAATCCCACCGGTTGATCCGGCTCATTTCGAACATCAAAAGCGAACCCTATCTCACGGTGGAGCAGCTCGTTAAGATCCACCGGATCAGCAGGGCGCAGTTTTACAAGGACAAGGCGGCGCTCGCGGAACTCGGATTCGAATTTTCCTGGGACCGCCGCCGGCGACGGTTCGTCATTTCCCGGGTTGCCTATTGCCCCGTTGAAAACCTCACGTTGAGCGAGCGTTGGGCTCTGTTGATGGCTGCCCGGCAGTTGTCGGCTTCGGGAGATTATAGCCTCAGCTTTGAGGTTCTTAACGCCGCCCGCAAACTGGCTGCCGGTTTGTCCGACCCCATAAGGGAAACGGCGGTTTCCCTCTTCAATGATCTGGTACTGAGGGAAGGGTACGGCTGCCGGAAAGAGGTCATGAACAAGATCAGTATGGCCATTTTCGAAAAACGCCGCATTATCCTCACGTACAAAAAACCCCTGGATTCGCAACCTGAACGGGAAGAACTGGACCCCTATCATCTCTTTTTTCAGGACCGCTCCCTCTATGTGGAGGGCTATGCCTGCCTTCGCCGGGATGTCCGGATGTTCCGACTGAACCGGATCAGAGACATTGCCTTCACTCCCATTCGATTTTCCATTCCCGATGATTACGACTTCGGTAAACGTTACCGGAATGCCTTTTCCGTGTTCGGGGGAACGACAACCCAGAGGGTCGTGGTGCGTTTCACCGCCCACATCCGGCCCTATATCGAAGAAACCCTCTGGCATCACAGCCAGGTCGTCACTATAGAAAATGGCGGATTCATCCGCTTCGAGGTGCAGGTCGCCGAACCCCGCGAGGTTCTCTGGTGGGCCTTCCGCTGGGGCGCCGGCGCGGAAATCCTTGAACCGGCCTGGCTCCGGGAGAAGGCGAAATGCGAAGTGGAGAAGATGGCGGGGATGTATGGGAGGGGAAGCGGGAGTGGTTGA